The following coding sequences are from one Plasmodium reichenowi strain SY57 chromosome Unknown, whole genome shotgun sequence window:
- a CDS encoding putative exported protein (Plasmodium exported protein, unknown function) — translation MNIYKNFKINLSLVVLGVVNIQVQSHCGGVNPYLSPVQFNNHIFRRMLSVNESDDVVVETPIEETFNKKNEPIDEKFEEWFYSNGGEQTVEQLLSKTGDAVCHGFGSCVAKRANSLLRLCNIKNEENILNDNDLLNQYLNGDVLNIFNENKSLFKDLLNEDICNTKIYIYILLFNFVIFSGILQIIINKEISLLGNESEETNKLLALWKRVVKNEESKYNLLKRNLYQHYLKLRNKSRLPIDTLNNILNECNMVVKKYNNNYDKTLNEKFQGWSTVTPHNIFEFKMFVMACRLTWRRIIKKVHTEYTELLKISFK, via the exons atgaatatatataaaaatttcaaaattaatttatcatTAGTTGTTCTCGGGGTTGTAAATATACAAGTACAA TCTCATTGTGGTGGCGTCAATCCCTATTTGTCTCCAGTTCAATttaataatcatatatttagAAGAATGTTGTCTGTCAATGAATCTGATGATGTTGTTGTTGAGACACCAATTGAAGAAACATTTAATAAGAAGAATGAACCTATTGATGAAAAATTTGAAGAATGGTTTTATTCTAATGGTGGAGAACAAACCGTAGAACAATTATTAAGTAAGACAGGTGATGCCGTTTGTCATGGTTTTGGTAGTTGTGTAGCAAAACGTGCTAATAGTTTATTAAgattatgtaatattaagaatgaggaaaatatattaaatgataatgatttattaaatcaATACTTGAATGGAGatgtattaaatatattcaatgAAAACaaatcattatttaaagatttattaaatgaagatatatgtaatacaaagatttatatatatatattattatttaattttgttattttttctggaattttacaaattataataaataaagaaatatcATTACTGGGAAATGAATCCGAAGAAACCAATAAATTATTAGCTCTATGGAAAAGAGTGGtgaaaaatgaagaaagCAAATATAAccttttaaaaagaaatttataTCAACATTATTTGAAACtaagaaataaaagtaGATTACCGATTGATACATTGaataacatattaaatgaatGTAATATGGTAgttaagaaatataataataattatgataagacgcttaatgaaaaatttcAAGGATGGTCAACAGTTACTCctcataatatatttgaatttaAAATGTTTGTAATGGCTTGTAGATTAACATGGagaagaataataaaaaaagtacaTACAGAATATAcagaattattaaaaatatcattcaaataa